A single window of Stigmatopora nigra isolate UIUO_SnigA chromosome 20, RoL_Snig_1.1, whole genome shotgun sequence DNA harbors:
- the col4a5 gene encoding collagen alpha-5(IV) chain — MSRRLTLLLFALCVAAQRANSAACHGCAGSKCDCSGVKGTKGERGFPGLSGQPGVPGFPGPEGPIGPRGEKGSDGPMGFSGPKGIRGPPGLPGFPGTPGLPGLPGQDGAPGPRGTPGCNGTKGDIGFPGTSGIPGQPGLSGPPGLPGQKGDPGDVISTNRFGEKGSVGFPGLPGVPGPPGPAGYQGPVGPPGTRGFEGRPGPPGPPGPKGNMGLNFQGPKGEKGEPGLPGPAGPPGQVGEQKRPTETEIQRGDKGDPGLPGLPGDPGYPGPPGTPGGQKGEKGEPGEAGKRGKPGKDGDPGAPGFLGLKGESGSPGPPGRDGERGTKGDRGFPGAPGLVIGGSTNAQVGPKGEPGFPGSPGNKGDRGLPGVTGPAGPPGIPGGGGGGSSGSPGFPGERGQKGDSGSPGLSLPGPPGRPGTNGLPGPPGPPGPEGTSTGGGEACLPGSPGRPGQPGERGFPGDAGRKGEKGETCVNCYSGTSGIRGPPGPAGQPGYQGNPGAPGIKGEIGFPGSPGANGGPGIPGPTGPPGFPGEKGDPGEAISGGGERGQKGDTGFPGAPGLPGLDGRPGRDGQPGLPGPKGAPGSLQIRGERGSPGDPGPPGIGGDRGPPGPPGFGPPGAIGEKGVQGVSGGPGVSGRPGAKGEPGVAVAEKGQPGARGLDGEPGVPGAPGNPGQPGQPGYPGGPGAKGDPGLPGIGLPGPPGSKGFPGIPGQPGAPGGSGRPGIDGLPGQPGFPGAKGEPGFGIPGPPGPPGVPGAKGLLGPKGDSGFPGSPGSPGRSGFDGAPGAKGDPGTSGIPGPRGPPGPPTPGTRGFPGPPGLPGAMGVPGFPGGNGAKGDPGAPGLDIPGLPGDRGNPGFPGTPGPIGTPGPPGGPGRDGLPGLPGPKGDMGAIGSPGTPGQRGGPGEPGGPGQKGESGFPGRDGIPGGPGSKGERGSVGEQGPPGYTPPNISTKGEKGDPGLPGAPGFPGQKGIPGVTGDPGLPGSDGRPGLPGPSGPKGDAGIPGGPGGPGAPGLKGSMGEMGFPGPSGQKGLSGQPGLPGTPGQPGSPGFSGSKGEPGSAGVGPPGQPGIKGDPGQPGFPGSPGSKGTPGLPGLPGLPGGPGAKGDLGPPGFQGSPGIPGPKGLDGGPGGPGLTGASGRPGEPGRPGSPGFVGEKGQAGRDGIPGPAGVKGEPGLPGYGEPGSPGPPGLSGAKGDPGLIGPSGASGYPGTKGEAGFPGPPGSPGAIGPPGTPGPGLQGSKGLQGPPGPPGRAGVPGPQGPRGSPGIGGGRGEKGIPGAGGQPGFPGQKGDPGIPGFPGSPGTPGGPGGKGDIGLPGVPGFPGPKGDPGLPGGPGLTGDPGDVGPSGPPGEPGFSGPTTVIKGNRGPPGPLGQPGPVGQPGSPGREGLPGPGGDAGDPGSDGPPGFSGPPGRKGDNGPAGQPGQRGYPGPPGSDGPQGAPGVPGSGSAAHGFLITRHSQIQEVPLCPVGTSLIYDGYSLLYVQGNERAHGQDLGTAGSCLRRFSTMPFMFCNINNVCNFASRNDYSYWLSTPQPMPMSMAPITGESIKPFISRCSVCEAPAMVIAVHSQTIQIPNCPANWEALWIGYSFMMHTSAGAEGSGQALASPGSCLEEFRSAPFIECHGRGTCNYYGNSYSFWLATVDESEMFSKPQSETLKAGNLRTRVSRCVVCMKNT, encoded by the exons ATGTCCCGCCGCCTGACCCTGCTGCTCTTCGCCCTGTGCGTGGCCGCGCAGCGGGCAAACTCTGCG GCTTGCCACGGATGTGCGGGATCCAAATGCGACTGCAGTGGAGTCAAAGGAACCAAG GGGGAACGGGGTTTCCCAGGTCTCAGCGGACAGCCGGGAGTACCGGGCTTTCCGGGACCAGAAGGGCCGATTGGACCTCGCGGGGAGAAG GGCAGTGACGGTCCAATGGGATTTTCTGGCCCAAAAGGAATAAGA GGACCTCCTGGATTGCCTGGATTCCCAGGAACACCGGGGCTTCCG GGTCTGCCCGGGCAGGATGGAGCGCCAGGACCAAGAGGAACGCCAGGTTGCAACGGGACAAAA GGTGACATTGGCTTCCCGGGAACCTCGGGGATCCCAGGACAGCCCGGCCTGTCG GGTCCACCTGGTCTTCCTGGACAGAAG GGCGATCCCGGTGACGTGATCTCGACCAATCGTTTTGGGGAGAAAGGATCCGTGGGATTCCCCGGACTGCCGGGCGTCCCG GGTCCTCCGGGACCCGCCGGCTACCAAGGTCCCGTCGGCCCTCCGGGAACAAGAGGCTTTGAG GGTCGACCGGGTCCTCCGGGTCCTCCGGGACCAAAG GGGAACATGGGACTGAACTTCCAAGGACCCAAAGGTGAAAAG GGTGAGCCCGGTTTGCCAGGACCCGCCGGGCCGCCGGGCCAAGTCGGGGAGCAGAAGAGGCCAACTGAGACCGAGATTCAGAGAGGAGACAAG GGTGACCCCGGACTCCCTGGACTACCCGGTGATCCGGGCTACCCAGGTCCTCCT GGTACCCCCGGTGGGCAGAAGGGAGAAAAGGGAGAACCGGGAGAGGCGGGCAAACGC GGCAAACCGGGCAAAGACGGCGACCCGGGTGCTCCGGGTTTCCTG gGTCTGAAAGGAGAGTCGGGCTCGCCAGGTCCCCCAGGCAGAGATGGGGAGAGG GGTACCAAAGGTGACCGTGGATTCCCAGGTGCTCCGGGACTG GTGATTGGCGGATCCACGAACGCGCAGGTGGGACCAAAAGGGGAGCCCGGTTTCCCTGGATCACCCGGCAACAAAGGAGACCGCGGATTGCCAG GCGTGACAGGACCCGCGGGACCCCCGGGAATTCcgggtggcggcggcggaggctcATCAGGCTCCCCGGGCTTCCCTGGGGAGAGAGGTCAAAAGGGAGACAGCGGAAGTCCGGGGCTCTCTCTTCCGGGACCTCCGGGGCGCCCCGGGACCAATGGGTTGCCGGGGCCTCCGGGGCCCCCCGGGCCCGAAGGCACCTCCACCGGCGGCGGCGAAGCCTGTCTCCCCGGCAGTCCCGGACGACCCGGCCAACCGGGAGAGAGGGGTTTCCCCGGAGATGCGGGACGAAAAG GTGAAAAGGGCGAGACCTGTGTCAACTGCTATAGTGGCACCAGTGGCATCCGTGGACCTCCAGGGCCTGCAGGTCAACCTGGATACCAAG GAAATCCAGGTGCTCCGGGTATTAAAGGAGAAATAGGCTTCCCTGGATCGCCCGGCGCAAATGGAGGACCC GGTATTCCTGGGCCTACTGGTCCTCCCGGATTCCCAGGAGAGAAGGGAGATCCGGGTGAAGCCATCTCTGGCGGTGGTGAGAGAGGTCAGAAGGGTGACACGGGATTCCCCGGAGCACCTGGTCTTCCAGGTCTAGACGGACGGCCGGGTCGCGATGGACAGCCTGGTCTTCCGGGCCCCAAAGGAGCTCCT GGATCGCTTCAAATCAGGGGAGAGCGAGGGAGCCCTGGTGATCCAGGTCCTCCTGGGATTGGAGGAGATCGTGGCCCGCCCGGACCACCTGGCTTTGGGCCCCCAGGAGCCATTGGAGAAAAGGGTGTCCAGGGTGTCTCGGGCGGCCCCGGAGTTTCCGGTCGACCTG GTGCCAAGGGCGAGCCAGGCGTGGCAGTGGCAGAAAAGGGCCAGCCCGGGGCCAGAGGTCTGGATGGTGAGCCAGGAGTCCCTGGGGCACCAG GAAACCCAGGTCAGCCAGGTCAGCCTGGATACCCCGGAGGGCCGGGAGCGAAGGGCGACCCTGGACTACCGGGAATCGGACTACCGGGACCTCCTGGATCTAAAG GTTTCCCTGGTATCCCTGGGCAACCGGGCGCTCCGGGAGGATCAGGTAGACCAGGAATAGACGGCCTTCCAGGCCAGCCCGGATTCCCTGGGGCAAAG GGCGAACCTGGCTTTGGAATCCCGGGTCCTCCCGGCCCTCCAGGTGTACCAGGAGCTAAAGGACTGTTGGGGCCCAAAGGAGACTCCGGCTTCCCCGGAAGCCCTGGGTCACCGGGAAGATCCGGATTTGATGGCGCACCAGGGGCTAAGG GTGACCCGGGAACATCTGGTATCCCTGGACCTCGTGGCCCACCGGGACCACCAACGCCAGGCACGCGCGGGTTTCCGGGACCCCCTGGACTTCCCGGCGCAATGGGCGTGCCTG GATTCCCTGGAGGGAATGGCGCAAAGGGAGACCCTGGCGCTCCCGGTTTGGATATTCCGGGGCTGCCAGGAGACAGGGGAAATCCTGGTTTCCCTGGCACTCCAGGGCCAATTGGAACTCCAGGACCCCCAGGAGGGCCTGGACGAGATGGCCTTCCTGGACTGCCGG GCCCTAAAGGTGACATGGGTGCGATCGGATCTCCCGGAACACCGGGACAACGTGGTGGTCCTGGGGAACCTGGTGGTCCTGGACAGAAAG GTGAATCTGGATTCCCTGGTAGGGATGGCATTCCTGGCGGTCCTGGCTCCAAAGGAGAAAGAGGCAGCGTTGGGGAACAAGGTCCCCCTGGATACACCCCGCCGAATATTTCCACAAAGGGTGAAAAAGGAGACCCGGGACTGCCAG GGGCACCAGGATTTCCTGGTCAGAAGGGCATCCCCGGTGTCACTGGTGACCCTGGACTTCCAGGATCAGATGGACGTCCCGGACTTCCTGGACCATCGG GACCAAAAGGAGATGCTGGAATTCCAGGAGGACCTGGTGGTCCTGGGGCTCCAGGACTAAAAGGCAGCATGGGAGAAATGGGATTCCCAG GTCCTTCAGGGCAGAAGGGTTTGTCAGGCCAGCCAGGTCTACCCGGGACTCCGGGACAGCCTGGATCCCCTGGTTTTTCGGGTTCCAAGGGTGAGCCAGGTTCGGCTGGGGTAGGGCCACCCGGACAACCCGGAATCAAG GGAGATCCTGGCCAGCCAGGTTTCCCTGGAAGCCCAGGATCCAAAGGGACTCCAGGATTACCAGGTCTGCCTGGATTACCTGGAGGACCAGGGGCCAAGGGTGATCTAGGTCCACCAGGATTCCAAG GGTCTCCCGGTATTCCCGGTCCAAAGGGGTTGGACGGTGGGCCCGGCGGCCCCGGCCTCACCGGGGCCTCGGGTAGGCCGGGAGAGCCCGGTCGACCGGGATCACCGGGATTTGTGGGAGAAAAGGGTCAAGCGGGTAGGGATGGCATCCCAGGACCTGCCGGTGTCAAGGGAGAACCAG GGCTTCCGGGCTACGGTGAACCGGGAAGCCCCGGGCCTCCGGGATTGTCAG GTGCCAAGGGAGACCCTGGCCTTATTGGCCCTTCTGGCGCTTCTGGTTACCCTGGTACAAAAGGCGAGGCCGGCTTCCCCGGACCTCCAGGCTCTCCGGGCGCCATTGGCCCTCCAGGAACTCCAGGTCCTGGTCTACAGGGTTCCAAAGGACTACAAGGACCTCCTGGGCCACCAGGAAGAGCAG GAGTTCCCGGCCCTCAGGGTCCTCGTGGTAGCCCGGGAATCGGTGGCGGCAGGGGAGAGAAAGGCATACCCGGTGCTGGCGGCCAGCCAGGTTTCCCCGGACAGAAAGGAGACCCAGGGATTCCTGGATTCCCG GGCTCGCCGGGTACTCCTGGCGGTCCAGGTGGCAAGGGTGATATCGGTCTCCCTGGCGTTCCTGGATTCCCAG GGCCGAAAGGAGACCCCGGACTTCCCGGTGGCCCCGGCCTTACCGGTGACCCGGGAGACGTTGGACCTTCAG GCCCACCCGGTGAGCCCGGTTTTTCTGGGCCCACAACTGTGATCAAGGGAAACCGCGGACCCCCCGGGCCCCTGGGCCAGCCCGGTCCCGTAGGACAGCCGGGCTCGCCCGGACGCGAGGGCCTCCCAG GTCCGGGAGGCGATGCGGGAGATCCCGGTTCAGACGGTCCCCCTGGCTTCAGCGGCCCGCCCGGCAGGAAGGGAGACAACGGGCCCGCTGGTCAGCCCG GTCAGCGCGGCTACCCGGGTCCTCCGGGGTCCGACGGTCCCCAGGGGGCGCCAGGTGTTCCGGGCTCGGGCTCGGCAGCGCACGGCTTCCTCATCACCAGACACAGCCAGATCCAGGAAGTACCGCTCTGTCCGGTAGGAACCAGCCTGATATACGACGGCTACTCCCTGCTCTACGTTCAGGGCAACGAGAGGGCGCACGGGCAGGACCTCG GAACGGCCGGAAGCTGCCTGCGGCGCTTCAGCACCATGCCCTTCATGTTCTGCAACATCAACAACGTGTGCAACTTTGCCTCCCGTAACGATTACTCCTACTGGCTGTCCACGCCCCAGCCCATGCCCATGTCCATGGCCCCCATCACCGGCGAGAGCATCAAGCCATTCATCAGCCG GTGCTCGGTGTGCGAAGCTCCCGCTATGGTGATCGCGGTCCACAGTCAGACCATCCAGATTCCCAACTGCCCCGCCAACTGGGAAGCTCTGTGGATAGGTTACTCCTTCATGATG CACACCAGCGCCGGTGCCGAGGGATCCGGTCAGGCTTTGGCCTCCCCGGGCTCTTGTTTGGAGGAGTTCCGCAGCGCTCCCTTCATCGAGTGCCACGGCAGGGGGACGTGCAACTACTACGGCAACTCCTACAGCTTCTGGCTGGCCACCGTGGACGAAAGCGAGATGTTCAG CAAGCCCCAGTCGGAGACGCTGAAGGCGGGCAACCTGCGGACGCGCGTCAGCCGCTGCGTGGTCTGCATGAAGAACACGTAA